CTTCTTTTCGTAAGGCTTTAACGATTGCCGCTTCATCCATCTGGCTTGTGTCGAACTCAGCCCGTACCATTCCCGAGGCAGAAACCGATACTTCAATCATACCGTTTAAGTCGCGCAGGTTACGCTCGATGCCGCGCGCATGGCGCGGGTGGCGGATACCTTCTACGCCGATGAGCTTGTGCCCGATTTTTTCGGTAATGGATGCCCCGGTTTGCCGGGCAATTGAACGTACGCGGTCCATGGAAATCAGTTCCGGGTTATAGTGAAAACAGAGTTGGGGCACGCCCTTATCTGCAGCTTCTAAAACATGGACTTTTTCCAGACCCTTTTGCTCCTGAAGCAGTGAGATAAGCTCCTGAACGCATTGGTCTTTTTCGTTTGGCACTTCGGGCAAAATGAGTGGTATTTCTATTTTTAGTTTTTTCATATTCTTTAAATATTAAAACCCGTTTTCCAGTCCTGTTTTCACCCGATACACTTTTTCAACATCGGAGACATAAATTAATCCATCGCCTGGATTTAATGTTTTACCATATTCCGAAATGATGTTTATTACCGTATTTATCTTTTCTTTTGCTACTACCATTTCAATTTTTGCCGTTGGGCTATCGGTTATGGAGAATTTTTGGGAAACAAACGCTTTGTCATCCTGAAATTTCCCTGTCCCTTCTGCAGTAGAAATGGTCATGTTTTCAAACCCAGCATCTTTTAAATGCTGAACAATGTCGTTCACTTTATTTGGTCTTATAAATGCTTTTATTTCTTTCATCATTTCCTTATTTTTAATGTTCGTGTTCTGTTTCTTCCTTTTTCATATCGGCCAATAAATAGTATGCCGCATTCATTACTACCTGTGTATTTTCGGGCAACGGATTAATCAGTCGAATTTCGGTATATCCTTCATCTTTCAGACCAGGGATAACCTCAACCATCCTGAATGCCGTTTTATTTTCTGCTGCATCATCATCGTCTTCATCTCCATGCTCGTGCCCCTCATGGTTTTCTTCTCCGACATGTTTTTCAAGAGCCTGCTTGTCCAATATAAAAATGAATGATTTTGTGCCTTCAGCAACAATGGCATCATTGGGAAGTGCCCGCGTATAGTTTTCATCGGTATGCAAATGGCCGTTAATGTACATACCAGGAATAAGTCCGGATACCTTCTCATTTATTTTTGCATGAACGTGAACTGCTCTCGAATTGGCCTCAAACTCTTTTCCAATGGCAAATATGGTTGCTGTTAATTCTTCGCTCGGGCGGTTTGATACTGTGAAATGAACTTTTTGACCTTCTTTAACAAGATACACATCTTTTTCATACACCATAAAATCGGCATGGATAGCGCTGTTGTCTGAAATAGCAAAAAGCTTGTTTGTTGCGTCAACATAGGTTCCCACCTTAATATTCACTTCATTAACAAAACCGTTAATAGGAGAATTAATGTTTATGGTATTTGAAATATTGCCCTGCATAATTTTATCGGGCGAAAGATTCAGCAATTGCAGGCGTGATTTTAATCCTTCGTATTTTGCTTTTGCCGTATTGTATTCCGCTTTTGCCTGTTGGAAGTCTCGGCCTGCACCAACATTGTTTTCAAACAATTCTTTTTGGCGTTCAAATTCCTGTTCCAGAAATTCAAGCCTGTTGGCAACTTCGGCAAAACTTTCCTGTAAGGCAATGTAATCCGGATGTTCAAGTACTGCCAATAATTGACCCTTGCTTACCCGGTCGCCATGGAATACTTTTATCTCTTTTACATTCCCGCCAATAACAGCTGTAATATCGGCGCTGTTTGCAGGAGGTACTTCGAGTTGCCCGTTTGACTTTACTACCGTGGTTAGGTTGCGCATTTGAAAAGACCCCAATTTTAATTTCAGGGCTTCCCGTTGGTTTTTATTTAATATCACAATGCCTTCGGGGCTATGTTCTTCGTGTTCTTCGCCTTCTCCGGCTGTTTTGTTTTTTGTGTTGCACGATATTAATGTGGCGATTGCCATCAATGCTATAATTATTTTTGTATTCATCGTTACTATATTTTGTTGATTATTTACCTGTTATGAATTTTAATTGGGCAGACAATTCGAAGTATTCTGCCTGTTGCATTAAAAAGTCTTGTTTTGTCCGTATGGCTGCTTCTGTGTTCTGAATAAACTGGACATAGTCGATACTGCCTAAACGGTACGCCAGGTTGGAAGCCTGAATTTGTTCGTCGGCCAGAGGCAATGCTTCTTTTTGATAATAGTTGATAACCTGTTGCAAAGTAAGGTAACGGCTGATTTGCTCGTTGTACCCGGCTTTCAGTTCCAGTTCCTTTTGCTCGTACTGTTGGTTTGCAATTTGGAAGTCAATTTTTGAAGCTTTGGTTTTGCCCGATTGTGAAAAGAAAGCCAGCGGGACAGAAATACCTACTTCCCATCCATAAAATCCTGAATTGCCGTCAACCGACTGCCATTTATAACCCAAGTCTAACTTTGGAAGGAAATTGGCTTTTTCCGCTTTCCATGCCGATTCTGCCACATCAATCCCGGTTGAATAATAATTCAGCAGCGGGCTTTCGCTCAATGAATCAATTTCGGAAACTATATTGAAAGCATACTGCCCCAAATCCTGTATGTTAACATCTACCGCAATCGGGTATAATAGGTATTGATTCAGAATTTGCAAGTTTGCCAAATAGTTGCTTTCAGCTTTCTTTAAATTTACCTGCAATTCTTTGTATTTGGCCGATGCCGAAAGATATTCGATTTTTGAAGTTGCCTGTGTATTGTAACGCAACTCCGCAGCTTTCTGAAAATCGGTGTACAAGGTGTCAAGGTCTTTAAATAGTTGCCATTGCTGTTTGGCATGGACTGCATTGTACCAGGCAAGACTAACATCACGAGCCAACGAATATTCGGTAAGTTCCTGACCGGATAAAGCTTGTTTTGTACGGCTGTTTGCAAGCTTGCTTTTAGCCGGTATGCCGAACAGGTCAATGTCTGTTTGTCCAATCCCGATTTTGTTTTGAATACCCGGTGCGTTGTTGCCTACTTCTTCTTTCCCGGTATAAATCGAAGTCGTTCCCAGTTCGTATGCCGTAGCTTTTAATGCTTCCTGTTTGTCAACTTCCAATTTGGCTGCCTTAATTGCCGGATAGTTTTCTTTTGCCCTTTCAATGGCTTGTGGCAATGTTATCGTAGAATCCTGCGCATTGGCATTTCCTGAAATTCCCAAACCTGCAATCACAACAAGAACGGTAAACATCCCTAAAGCTGTTTTTGGCATTTTTATTTTTTTAACGCCACTTTCAACAAATTTATAGAGAATAGGTAGCACAATAAGCGTCAACAAGGTTGATGTCAACATTCCTCCAATCACCACAGTAGCCAAAGGGCGTTGAACTTCTGCTCCTGCCGACGTGGAAACCGCCATAGGCAGAAAGCCCAGAATATCGGTTGAAGCTGTTAATAAAATTGGACGGATACGCCGGATTGAACCTTTTTTAATAATGTCGTTTATATGGAGTTTGCCTTCTTCTTTCAATTCATTAAAACCGCTAATCAACACTAAACCGTTAAGTACCGCAACGCCAAACAGGACGATAAAACCTACGCCAGCCGAAATACTAAAAGGCATATCACGCAAATAGAGCGAAAATATACCCCCAACAGCGGCAAACGGCACAGCCACATAAATCATTAGCGTTTGTTTAAACGACTTTACAGCGAAGAAAACCAACATGAAAATTAATGCCAAAGCAAGCGGAACAACCAGCGACAAGCGTTTTGAAGCCCTTTCGAGGTTTTCGAACGCACCGCCATATCGGATATAATAGCCGGTTGGCAGTTCTAGTTTTTCATCTAAGACAGATTGGATTTCTTCTACAAGCGATTTCACATCCCTGTCGGCAACATTAATCCCCACGTAGGTTCTACGGTTGGTATTGTCGCGGCTAATTTGCATCGGTCCTGGCTGGTAACTAATTTCGGCCACTTCTTTTAAGGGAATTTGATTACCATCGGGAAGGGTTACAAATAAATTCCTGACATCGTCAATACTTGTGCGGTGTTCCTCATCCAGTCTCACAACAAGGTCGAACATCCGCTCGCCTTCGTAAATGCTTCCGGCAACGCCACCACTAAAAGCGGACTCAACAATGGTATTGAGTTCCTTAATCTTCAGGTTGTAGCGGCCAAGCTTGTTGCGGTCGTAATGAACGGTAATCTGTGGCAATCCTCTTGTGGCCTCTGCTTTTACACCAGCCACACCATCAATACCAGAAACCAGCCCAGCAATTTCCGTAGCTTTATCAGCCAGTAATTCCAAATCATCGCCATACAGTTTAATGGCCACATCTTCACGGATACCAGTTAACAGTTCATTGAAACGCATTTCAACAGGTTGACTGAATTCATAATTGATACCGGGTAATACGCTGATTTTTTCTCTAACTTTATCAATTAATTCTTCTTTCGATGCGGCTTTTGTCCATTGTTTCTGAGGATTTAAAATCACAAATATATCTGCAATGTCCAAAGGCATTGGGTCCATGGGTAAATCTGCCACACCAATCCTGCTTTGAATACTTTCTACTTCATCAGGAAAGTTTTCCAAGACAATTTGTTCCAGTCGGGTAGAAGTTTTTGTGACTTCGCTCAATGAAGTTCCCGGCTTTAAAAATGCCTGAAAAGCAAAATCGCCTTCATCGAGTTTTGGGTTAAATTCGGCTCCCATCCGTGTAAACAGAAAACTGCCGGAAATCAAAAGCACAAAAGCAATTGTTATTACAATCCAACTTCTTTTCAATGACCAACCGATTACGGGAGTGTAAGCATTTTCGAGTTTCCCAATTATTTTATCGCCCCAGGTTTTTT
This genomic window from Dysgonomonadaceae bacterium zrk40 contains:
- a CDS encoding P-II family nitrogen regulator, yielding MKEIKAFIRPNKVNDIVQHLKDAGFENMTISTAEGTGKFQDDKAFVSQKFSITDSPTAKIEMVVAKEKINTVINIISEYGKTLNPGDGLIYVSDVEKVYRVKTGLENGF
- a CDS encoding efflux RND transporter periplasmic adaptor subunit, whose protein sequence is MNTKIIIALMAIATLISCNTKNKTAGEGEEHEEHSPEGIVILNKNQREALKLKLGSFQMRNLTTVVKSNGQLEVPPANSADITAVIGGNVKEIKVFHGDRVSKGQLLAVLEHPDYIALQESFAEVANRLEFLEQEFERQKELFENNVGAGRDFQQAKAEYNTAKAKYEGLKSRLQLLNLSPDKIMQGNISNTININSPINGFVNEVNIKVGTYVDATNKLFAISDNSAIHADFMVYEKDVYLVKEGQKVHFTVSNRPSEELTATIFAIGKEFEANSRAVHVHAKINEKVSGLIPGMYINGHLHTDENYTRALPNDAIVAEGTKSFIFILDKQALEKHVGEENHEGHEHGDEDDDDAAENKTAFRMVEVIPGLKDEGYTEIRLINPLPENTQVVMNAAYYLLADMKKEETEHEH
- a CDS encoding CusA/CzcA family heavy metal efflux RND transporter gives rise to the protein MINSIISFSIKNKALIGLMTIGLIIGGIYSMTKVPLDATPDITNNQVLVITTAPNLGTEDIEQFVTYQVELAVANLPDVTEIRSVSRFGLSVVTIVFKESAGTYLPRQLVSEALAEVKEKIPQGFGEPFMAPISTGLGEIYQYTLEVQPGYDTVYNDMELRTMQEWIVKRQMAMLPGVVEVNSFGGRGKQYEVAVNPDKLRSMGLAISDIFEALDDNNQNTGGAYIEKNFQANFIRGEGLMRSLDDIKNTLVANIDGQPIFIRDVAEVKYGSFVRFGAFTKDGKGEAVGGIVMMLKGENSNDVIKDVKERMALIQKSLPDGVEIKPFLDRSKLIKSTTSTVAENLSLGALIVIFVLVIFLGNLRGGLIVASTIPLALLFAFIMMNLFGVWANLMSLGALDFGILVDGSVIIVESMIFYLHRKNLIGTKLDQAKRNEIAYNSSSKMMNSAFFGQLIILIVFIPVLALQGVEGKMFIPMAMTFGFAVLGVVILCLTYIPMMAALFLQPPKTDKKTWGDKIIGKLENAYTPVIGWSLKRSWIVITIAFVLLISGSFLFTRMGAEFNPKLDEGDFAFQAFLKPGTSLSEVTKTSTRLEQIVLENFPDEVESIQSRIGVADLPMDPMPLDIADIFVILNPQKQWTKAASKEELIDKVREKISVLPGINYEFSQPVEMRFNELLTGIREDVAIKLYGDDLELLADKATEIAGLVSGIDGVAGVKAEATRGLPQITVHYDRNKLGRYNLKIKELNTIVESAFSGGVAGSIYEGERMFDLVVRLDEEHRTSIDDVRNLFVTLPDGNQIPLKEVAEISYQPGPMQISRDNTNRRTYVGINVADRDVKSLVEEIQSVLDEKLELPTGYYIRYGGAFENLERASKRLSLVVPLALALIFMLVFFAVKSFKQTLMIYVAVPFAAVGGIFSLYLRDMPFSISAGVGFIVLFGVAVLNGLVLISGFNELKEEGKLHINDIIKKGSIRRIRPILLTASTDILGFLPMAVSTSAGAEVQRPLATVVIGGMLTSTLLTLIVLPILYKFVESGVKKIKMPKTALGMFTVLVVIAGLGISGNANAQDSTITLPQAIERAKENYPAIKAAKLEVDKQEALKATAYELGTTSIYTGKEEVGNNAPGIQNKIGIGQTDIDLFGIPAKSKLANSRTKQALSGQELTEYSLARDVSLAWYNAVHAKQQWQLFKDLDTLYTDFQKAAELRYNTQATSKIEYLSASAKYKELQVNLKKAESNYLANLQILNQYLLYPIAVDVNIQDLGQYAFNIVSEIDSLSESPLLNYYSTGIDVAESAWKAEKANFLPKLDLGYKWQSVDGNSGFYGWEVGISVPLAFFSQSGKTKASKIDFQIANQQYEQKELELKAGYNEQISRYLTLQQVINYYQKEALPLADEQIQASNLAYRLGSIDYVQFIQNTEAAIRTKQDFLMQQAEYFELSAQLKFITGK